In Asanoa sp. WMMD1127, one genomic interval encodes:
- a CDS encoding acetate kinase, which yields MTRVLVLNCGSSSLKYRLFEGDAAVVASGIVERIGEDEPGAPRDHAEALSTAMAGLPLEGLTAVGHRVVHGGLTFTAPAVVDDAVLAAIAELVPLAPLHNPANLAGIEVARALLPGVPQVAVFDTAFHRTLSPAASTYAIDAATAERYGIHRYGFHGTSHAIVSRRTAALLGRPLAEVNTVTLHLGNGASACAVEGGRSVATSMGLSPLEGLVMGTRSGDLDPAIIFHLHRVAGLPLGEIDDLLNRRSGLAGLAGVNDMRTLLARRASGDGAAALAFEVYCRRIRSYVGAYYAQLGRLDAITFTAGVGENAPAVRAAALAGLDRLGIVVDPVRNDAPDRGARVISPPDAPVAVCVVPTDEEWEIARQTLGVVAP from the coding sequence GTGACCCGCGTCCTCGTCCTCAACTGCGGCTCGTCATCGCTCAAGTACCGCCTTTTCGAGGGCGACGCGGCGGTGGTCGCCAGCGGGATCGTGGAACGGATCGGGGAGGACGAGCCGGGCGCGCCACGGGACCATGCCGAGGCCCTCTCGACGGCCATGGCCGGGCTTCCGCTCGAGGGGCTGACCGCGGTCGGGCACCGGGTGGTCCACGGTGGACTGACGTTCACCGCGCCGGCCGTTGTCGACGACGCCGTGCTGGCCGCGATCGCCGAGCTCGTGCCGCTGGCGCCGCTGCACAACCCGGCCAACCTGGCGGGCATCGAGGTCGCCCGGGCGCTGCTGCCGGGCGTACCCCAGGTGGCGGTCTTCGACACCGCCTTCCACCGGACGCTCTCCCCCGCCGCCAGCACCTACGCGATCGACGCGGCGACGGCGGAGCGCTACGGCATCCATCGCTACGGCTTCCACGGCACTTCGCACGCCATCGTGTCGCGGCGCACGGCGGCGCTGCTCGGCCGGCCGCTCGCGGAGGTCAACACGGTCACGCTGCACCTCGGCAACGGCGCGAGCGCCTGCGCGGTCGAGGGCGGGCGCAGCGTGGCCACCTCGATGGGGCTGTCGCCGCTGGAAGGGCTGGTCATGGGCACCCGCAGCGGTGACCTCGACCCGGCGATCATCTTCCACCTGCACCGGGTCGCCGGCCTGCCGCTGGGCGAGATCGACGATCTGCTCAACCGGCGCAGCGGGCTGGCCGGGCTGGCCGGCGTCAACGACATGCGTACGCTGCTGGCCCGCCGCGCGTCCGGGGACGGTGCCGCCGCGCTGGCGTTCGAGGTCTACTGCCGACGGATCCGCTCCTACGTCGGCGCCTACTACGCGCAGCTCGGCCGCCTGGACGCGATCACGTTCACCGCGGGCGTGGGTGAGAACGCGCCGGCCGTACGCGCGGCGGCGCTGGCCGGCCTCGACCGGCTCGGGATCGTGGTGGATCCGGTCCGCAACGACGCGCCCGACCGCGGGGCGCGTGTCATCTCGCCGCCGGACGCGCCGGTGGCGGTGTGTGTGGTGCCGACCGATGAGGAGTGGGAGATCGCCCGTCAGACGCTGGGGGTGGTCGCTCCGTGA
- a CDS encoding dienelactone hydrolase family protein yields the protein MRELDLVRDGRELPTTVYYPEGAGRFPVVLFSHGLGGRPVDYAPLLRRWAAAGFVVAAPAYPHTSGDAADYDVLDVVNQPADASYAIGKVLALDARRGDALFHRLATDRVAAAGHSAGGITTVGLFTLARDARLDAGIVLSGNSLGAGTGFRGTAAPMLFVHGERDQTISYASGKAAFDAVPWPKALLSFPDGDHGTTLLRDGGTSFQVLTATTTEFLRYALYGDPAAKSRIPRAAARDDVAQLDDQL from the coding sequence GTGCGCGAACTCGATCTTGTCCGGGACGGGCGGGAGCTGCCGACGACCGTCTACTACCCGGAGGGGGCCGGGCGGTTCCCGGTGGTGCTGTTCAGCCACGGGCTGGGTGGTCGACCGGTCGACTACGCGCCGCTGCTGCGGCGGTGGGCGGCGGCCGGGTTCGTCGTCGCGGCGCCGGCTTATCCGCACACTAGCGGCGACGCGGCGGACTACGACGTGCTCGACGTGGTGAACCAGCCGGCCGACGCGTCGTACGCCATCGGGAAGGTTCTCGCTCTCGACGCGCGGCGGGGTGACGCGCTCTTCCACCGGCTCGCCACCGATCGGGTCGCGGCGGCCGGGCACTCGGCGGGCGGCATCACCACCGTCGGGCTGTTCACGCTGGCCCGCGACGCGCGGCTGGACGCCGGGATCGTGCTGTCGGGCAACTCGCTCGGGGCCGGCACCGGGTTCCGCGGCACGGCGGCGCCGATGCTGTTCGTGCACGGGGAGCGCGATCAGACCATCTCGTACGCCTCGGGCAAGGCCGCTTTCGACGCCGTGCCGTGGCCGAAGGCGCTGCTGTCGTTTCCCGACGGCGACCACGGCACGACGCTGCTGCGCGACGGTGGCACGTCGTTCCAGGTGTTGACGGCGACGACGACCGAGTTCCTGCGGTACGCGCTGTATGGCGACCCGGCCGCGAAGTCACGCATCCCGCGGGCGGCCGCCCGGGACGACGTCGCGCAGCTCGACGACCAGCTCTAG
- a CDS encoding anti-sigma regulatory factor: MTTQPEALDDDVVLLSVPADGGYLGVLRTATATLAARLQFALDEIEDLRIAVDEACAMLLVVATSDAELECRFAVTDDELSVEVTVPTTRGARLPAESSFAWKVLTALTSSASAEVADGRATIRLVTRRTGR; this comes from the coding sequence ATGACTACGCAACCCGAAGCGCTCGACGACGACGTCGTGCTGCTCAGCGTGCCCGCCGACGGCGGCTACCTCGGCGTGCTCCGCACCGCGACCGCCACCCTCGCGGCCCGCCTGCAGTTCGCCCTCGACGAGATCGAGGACCTGCGGATCGCCGTCGACGAGGCCTGCGCGATGCTCCTGGTCGTCGCGACATCCGACGCGGAGCTCGAGTGCCGGTTCGCGGTCACCGACGACGAGTTGTCGGTCGAGGTCACGGTGCCGACGACGCGCGGGGCCCGGCTGCCTGCGGAAAGCTCGTTCGCGTGGAAGGTGCTGACGGCGTTGACCAGCTCGGCGAGCGCTGAGGTGGCCGACGGGCGGGCGACGATCCGGCTGGTCACCCGCCGGACGGGGCGCTAG
- a CDS encoding alpha/beta hydrolase produces the protein MVGRRSAFAILALLLLFAISAFVPGVAPGGAAADAPGRYAVGLRILALARGPDRPLPTLVWYPAAARTGAVTRDAAFAEGRFPLVVFSHGLQSRPEDHVQLTTRWAAAGFVVIAPAYPHTKKNAPGYTRADLVNQPADAWAVVQAVSRLDTNPGDPFAGHLDTGDVVAAGHSGGAYTAAAMFQRGHSARLKGAIIIAGARPRFEFGGPPAAMLFIHGDADPTVPYATGRAVYARVPWDKGFITLHGLNHGSYLSPGRSGFNEVMTSTTDFLRWRLDGDKNARCAPGPLRAAFGADRPLCG, from the coding sequence ATGGTGGGAAGGCGGTCGGCGTTCGCAATTTTGGCGTTGCTGCTTCTCTTTGCCATTTCGGCCTTCGTCCCGGGCGTGGCCCCGGGCGGCGCGGCGGCCGACGCGCCCGGCCGCTACGCGGTGGGCCTGCGGATCCTGGCCCTCGCCCGGGGCCCGGATCGCCCGCTGCCCACGCTCGTCTGGTACCCGGCGGCCGCACGCACCGGCGCGGTCACCCGCGACGCGGCGTTCGCTGAGGGCCGCTTCCCGCTCGTCGTGTTCAGCCACGGCCTGCAGAGCCGCCCGGAAGACCACGTGCAGCTGACCACCCGGTGGGCCGCCGCCGGCTTCGTGGTGATCGCCCCGGCCTATCCGCACACCAAGAAGAACGCCCCGGGCTACACCCGCGCCGACCTGGTCAACCAGCCGGCCGACGCGTGGGCGGTGGTGCAGGCGGTCAGCCGCCTCGACACGAACCCCGGCGACCCGTTCGCCGGCCACCTGGACACCGGTGACGTGGTGGCGGCCGGGCACAGCGGAGGCGCGTACACCGCGGCCGCCATGTTCCAACGCGGCCACTCCGCGCGCCTCAAGGGCGCGATCATCATCGCCGGCGCCCGCCCCCGCTTCGAGTTCGGCGGCCCACCGGCAGCGATGCTCTTCATCCACGGCGACGCCGACCCGACGGTCCCCTACGCCACCGGCCGCGCCGTCTACGCTCGCGTGCCGTGGGACAAGGGCTTCATCACGCTGCATGGCCTCAACCACGGTTCCTACCTGAGCCCGGGCCGGTCCGGGTTCAATGAAGTCATGACGTCGACCACGGACTTCCTGCGCTGGCGCCTCGACGGCGACAAGAACGCCCGCTGTGCCCCGGGCCCGCTCCGCGCCGCCTTCGGCGCCGACCGGCCCCTCTGCGGATGA
- the pta gene encoding phosphate acetyltransferase: MGRSVYIAGFGEGGGKSTVALGLAELLSRQVGRIGAFRPLVTRPGQDPILDLLRRRYEISLRAEDLHGATYAEAAALVAAGRREELFARIVERYRAVERQVPAMVVIGSDLEDSDDPRQLGFNARLATELGSVAVAVVDGQTDDPASAMSTAYHSLTDLGATVLSVIANRAPAGVVPPALPVPAYVIPEVPTVSAPTVGEVATALGATVLSGDARALDRDVLDLVVGGAHVPAFLDHLTDGCLVITPGDRADLLVAASTAHASGLVAVAGLMLTLGERPDPRVMRLIDRLDSGLAVLSIESDSYHTVAAASRIEGRPSATSPRKVEAALGAFESHVDTAALADRLQVARSSRVTPLMFEYDLIDRARSARRRLVLPEGTEERILRATEILLRRGVADLTLLGAKDEIARRVRELGVDITGASVVDPATSPWRDEFAATYAGLRSHKGVTLDLAHDVVADPNYFGTLMVLAGQADGMVSGATHTTAATIRPAFEVIKTVPGVSVASSVFFMLLADRVLVYGDCAVNPDPDAAQLADIALSSADTAAAFGIEPRVAMLSYSTGTSGAGADVDKVAAATALVRERRPDLPVEGPIQYDAAIDAGVAATKLPGSSVAGRATVFIFPDLNTGNNTYKAVQRSAGAVAVGPVMQGLRRPVNDLSRGATVKDIVNTVAITAIQAAAR, from the coding sequence GTGGGGCGCAGTGTCTATATCGCGGGTTTCGGTGAAGGCGGCGGCAAGTCGACGGTGGCGCTCGGGCTGGCCGAGCTGCTGTCCCGGCAGGTCGGCCGGATCGGGGCGTTCCGGCCGCTGGTGACGCGGCCGGGGCAGGATCCGATCCTGGACCTGCTGCGCCGCCGCTACGAGATCTCGTTGCGCGCCGAGGACCTGCACGGCGCGACCTACGCGGAGGCGGCGGCGCTGGTCGCGGCCGGCCGCCGCGAGGAGCTGTTCGCGCGGATCGTCGAGCGCTACCGGGCCGTCGAGCGGCAGGTGCCGGCGATGGTGGTGATCGGCAGCGACCTGGAGGACAGCGACGACCCGCGCCAGCTCGGCTTCAACGCCCGACTGGCGACGGAGCTGGGCAGCGTGGCCGTCGCGGTGGTCGACGGGCAGACCGACGACCCGGCGTCCGCGATGAGCACCGCGTACCACAGCCTGACCGACCTGGGCGCCACCGTGCTGTCGGTGATCGCCAACCGGGCGCCGGCCGGGGTCGTCCCGCCCGCGTTACCCGTGCCGGCCTACGTGATCCCCGAGGTGCCCACCGTCTCCGCGCCCACGGTCGGCGAGGTCGCCACGGCGCTCGGCGCGACGGTCCTCTCCGGCGACGCCCGCGCCCTCGACCGCGACGTGCTCGACCTGGTCGTCGGTGGCGCGCACGTGCCGGCGTTCCTCGACCACCTGACCGACGGCTGCCTGGTGATCACCCCAGGCGACCGGGCCGACCTGCTGGTCGCCGCGTCCACCGCGCACGCCAGCGGCCTGGTCGCGGTGGCCGGGCTGATGCTGACCCTGGGCGAGCGCCCCGACCCGCGGGTGATGCGGCTGATCGACCGGCTCGACTCCGGGCTGGCCGTGCTCTCGATCGAGTCCGACAGCTACCACACGGTGGCGGCGGCCTCCCGGATCGAGGGGCGGCCGAGCGCCACCAGCCCGCGCAAGGTCGAGGCCGCGCTCGGCGCCTTCGAGTCCCATGTGGACACCGCCGCGCTGGCCGACCGCCTGCAGGTGGCGCGGTCGTCGCGGGTGACGCCGCTGATGTTCGAGTACGACCTCATCGACCGCGCCCGCTCCGCCCGCCGCCGGCTGGTGCTGCCCGAGGGCACCGAGGAACGGATCCTGCGGGCGACGGAGATCCTGCTCCGGCGCGGCGTCGCCGACCTGACGTTGCTGGGCGCCAAGGACGAGATCGCCCGCCGGGTACGCGAGCTCGGCGTCGACATCACCGGCGCGTCCGTCGTCGACCCGGCCACCAGCCCCTGGCGCGACGAGTTCGCGGCGACCTACGCGGGCCTGCGCTCGCACAAGGGCGTGACGCTGGACCTGGCGCACGACGTGGTGGCTGACCCCAACTATTTCGGCACGCTGATGGTGCTGGCCGGGCAGGCCGACGGCATGGTCTCCGGCGCCACCCACACGACGGCCGCGACGATCCGCCCGGCGTTCGAAGTGATCAAGACGGTGCCCGGCGTCTCGGTGGCGTCGAGCGTCTTCTTCATGTTGCTGGCCGACCGGGTGCTGGTCTACGGCGACTGCGCCGTCAACCCGGATCCCGACGCCGCGCAGCTGGCCGACATCGCGCTGTCCAGCGCGGACACCGCGGCCGCGTTCGGCATCGAGCCGAGGGTGGCGATGCTGTCCTATTCGACCGGCACGTCCGGCGCGGGCGCCGACGTCGACAAGGTGGCGGCGGCCACGGCGCTGGTCCGCGAACGCCGCCCGGACCTGCCGGTCGAGGGCCCGATCCAGTACGACGCGGCCATCGACGCCGGGGTGGCGGCGACCAAGCTGCCCGGCAGCTCGGTGGCCGGCCGGGCGACGGTCTTCATCTTCCCGGACCTCAACACGGGCAACAACACCTACAAGGCGGTGCAGCGCTCGGCCGGCGCGGTCGCCGTCGGCCCGGTGATGCAGGGCCTGCGCCGCCCGGTCAACGACCTCTCCCGCGGTGCGACGGTCAAGGACATCGTCAACACGGTGGCCATCACGGCCATCCAGGCGGCGGCCCGGTGA
- a CDS encoding phosphotransferase — protein MRDRPAALDERDLIAALESGWNLRIRAIRYLPVGAGSYHWSVDTHDGQTWFATVDDQGLDDDAFDLLDRALTTTTTLSQVAALDFVVAPLTATNGQPTRRITPRYALSVYPMIDAAPVGQFGRHAPSDLPAVVDMVAKLHLATATVTDVAPRADTAIPGRDRLEQAMAETDRAWHSGPYAEPARHLLAAHADHVRARLTDFDRRTAQAGATLVITHGEPHPGNILRTATGLRLVDWDTTRLAPPERDLWMLLDEKEPERDLLARYTNATGLTVDPTTLALYRRRWALADIAAFVDDLRRPHGDSEDPAAALHHLGSYLDAAT, from the coding sequence GTGCGTGACCGACCAGCGGCGCTGGACGAACGGGACCTGATCGCCGCGCTCGAGAGCGGCTGGAACCTGCGGATCCGCGCGATCCGATACCTCCCCGTCGGCGCGGGCAGCTACCACTGGTCCGTGGACACCCACGACGGCCAGACGTGGTTCGCGACAGTCGACGACCAAGGCCTGGACGACGACGCCTTCGACCTGCTCGACCGCGCGTTGACCACCACGACGACGCTGAGCCAGGTCGCGGCCCTCGACTTCGTGGTCGCCCCACTCACGGCGACCAACGGCCAGCCAACCCGGCGCATCACACCGCGATACGCCCTCTCCGTATACCCGATGATCGACGCCGCCCCGGTCGGGCAGTTCGGCCGACACGCGCCAAGCGACCTCCCCGCGGTGGTGGACATGGTCGCAAAACTCCACCTCGCCACCGCCACGGTCACCGACGTCGCTCCCCGCGCGGACACCGCGATCCCCGGCCGCGACCGCCTGGAGCAGGCGATGGCCGAGACCGACCGGGCATGGCACTCAGGCCCCTACGCCGAACCGGCCCGCCACCTCCTCGCCGCCCATGCCGACCACGTCAGGGCCCGGCTCACCGACTTCGACCGCCGCACCGCGCAGGCCGGCGCCACCCTCGTCATCACCCACGGCGAGCCGCACCCCGGCAACATCCTCCGGACCGCGACCGGCCTGAGGCTGGTCGACTGGGACACCACCCGCCTCGCCCCGCCCGAGCGTGACCTGTGGATGCTCCTCGACGAGAAGGAACCAGAGCGGGACCTGCTGGCCCGCTACACGAACGCCACCGGCCTGACCGTCGACCCGACCACCCTCGCCCTCTATCGCCGCCGCTGGGCACTCGCCGACATCGCCGCCTTCGTCGACGACCTGCGTCGCCCGCACGGCGACAGCGAAGACCCAGCCGCCGCCCTGCACCACCTCGGGAGCTATCTAGACGCGGCCACCTAG